The proteins below come from a single Staphylococcus sp. MI 10-1553 genomic window:
- a CDS encoding YisL family protein, translated as MFLINVHIVSWIVLLILFYATYENYSNKQGPTPLFKSLHMATRLFMLFVLITGFWLAIKAFSATGVSHMLMTLKLLAGIAVIGLIEVTLARKKKKAPSRGVFIATLVVVIVTIILGAILPWGPITDLFR; from the coding sequence ATGTTTTTAATCAACGTGCATATTGTAAGTTGGATTGTTCTTTTGATTTTGTTTTATGCGACGTATGAAAATTATTCAAACAAGCAAGGTCCGACGCCATTATTTAAGTCACTCCATATGGCAACACGATTATTTATGCTTTTCGTTTTAATTACAGGTTTTTGGCTTGCGATCAAAGCTTTTTCAGCTACGGGTGTGAGTCATATGTTAATGACTTTGAAACTGCTAGCGGGTATTGCAGTCATTGGTTTAATTGAAGTGACTTTAGCGCGTAAGAAGAAAAAAGCGCCAAGTCGAGGTGTCTTTATTGCTACTTTAGTTGTTGTTATTGTTACCATTATTTTAGGCGCAATTTTACCATGGGGTCCGATTACTGATTTATTCCGTTAA